From a region of the Arachis ipaensis cultivar K30076 chromosome B09, Araip1.1, whole genome shotgun sequence genome:
- the LOC107614983 gene encoding uncharacterized protein LOC107614983: MSSRGSQRGIRRGNPVVEPKQGRRGGNSSASTSNVSRYYRSMTLIDFLKNGPLRFNGNANALEADQWFREVERFLYTQHVLEVQSVEIVTYMLEEDAQNWWRELCHTSQLKQKDMSVADYTREFDNLCRFSKTCQGNPADYEEWKCAQYEKGLRRDIFNYVYLQKLTSFTELVKKSQLAEDRSLKWTLLQEGFGETAQEEPHRAGLRMYFRCGAPGHMSRNCPRGRAADAGWPRQY, translated from the exons ATGTCGTCTCGTGGATCCCAACGAGGTATTCGGAGAGGAAATCCCGTGGTTGAACCAAAGCAAGGACGTCGAGGTGGAAACTCTAGTGCTAGTACGAGTAACGTAAGTCGATACTATAGGTCAATGACCCTTATTGACTTCCTCAAGAATGGTCCACTTCGGTTTAACGGAAACGCTAATGCCCTGGAGGCTGATCAGTGGTTTCGAGAAGTGGAGAGGTTTTTGTACACTCAGCATGTTCTTGAAGTACAATCAGTGGAGATAGTAACTTATATGTTGGAGGAAGATGCTCAGAATTGGTGGCGAGAATTGTGTCATACCTCGCAG CTGAAGCAAAAGGATATGTCCGTTGCTGACTATACCCGTGAATTCGACAACCTATGCCGTTTCTCAAAAACTTGTCAAGGAAATCCAGCCGattatgaggaatggaagtgtgctCAGTATGAGAAAGGACTAAGGAGAGATATCTTTAATTATGTGTATCTACAAAAGCTAACAAGTTTCACTGAGTTAGTTAAGAAGAGCCAGCTCGCAGAGGATCGCTCCTTGAAGTGGACACTGCTACAGGAAGGCTTTGGTGAGACTGCTCAAGAGGAGCCGCATAGGGCCGGACTGAGAATGTACTTTCGATGTGGAGCACCGGGACACATGTCTAGGAATTGTCCGCGTGGGAGAGCCGCAGATGCGGGTTGGCCACGACAGTATTGA